From Arachis stenosperma cultivar V10309 chromosome 2, arast.V10309.gnm1.PFL2, whole genome shotgun sequence, one genomic window encodes:
- the LOC130960312 gene encoding protein HEAT STRESS TOLERANT DWD 1: MTRGIKHRMKAKRKNKGSKKGEGSSSVPPQHPVKVWQPGVDKLEEGEELQCDPSAYNSLHAFHIGWPCLSFDIVRDTLGLVRTEFPHTVYFMAGTQAEKASWNSIGIFKVSNITGKRRELVPKHEGDEDGEDSDSDDDSDDEDENGARGPTLQLRKVTHEGCVNRIRSMSQNPHICAAWTDTGYVQVWDLSSHLNALAESETEGIQGAAAVFTQDPLSKYKHKDEGYAIDWNPLVPGRLVSGDCKNCIYLWEPTSAATWNVDNTPFVGHTASVEDLQWSPAEPDVFASCSVDGSIAIWDTRRGKSPAASFKAHNADVNVISWNRLASIMLASGSDDGTISIRDLRLLKEGDSVVAHFEYHKHPITSIEWSPHEASSLAVSSSDNQLTIWDLSLEKDEEEEAEFKAQTKELVNAPEDLPPQLLFIHQGQKDLKELHWHAQIPGMIVSTAADGFNILMPSNIQSTLPSDGA, encoded by the exons ATGACTCGCGGGATAAAACACCGTATGAAAGCCAAGAGAAAGAACAAG GGTTCGAAGAAAGGGGAAGGGTCTTCTTCGGTGCCGCCGCAACATCCGGTGAAGGTGTGGCAACCTGGTGTGGACAAGTTGGAGGAAGGTGAGGAACTCCAGTGTGATCCTTCTGCTTACAACTCTCTTCATGCCTTTCACATCGGGTGGCCCtgtttgag CTTTGATATTGTACGAGACACTCTGGGTTTAGTTCGAACAGAATTTCCCCACACGGTATATTTCATGGCAGGGACTCAG GCGGAGAAAGCTTCCTGGAATTCTATTGGAATATTTAAAGTTTCAAATATTACTGGGAAGAGACGTGAGCTGGTGCCTAAACATGAAGGTGATGAGGATGGTGAGGATAGTGATAGTGACGATGACAGTGACGATGAAGATGAAAATGGAGCTCGGGGTCCCACCTTGCAG TTGCGGAAGGTAACACACGAAGGATGTGTCAACCGTATACGCTCCATGTCACAAAACCCACATATATGTGCAGCTTGGACAGATACTGGTTATGTACAG GTTTGGGACTTAAGCTCTCATCTGAATGCTCTAGCAGAGTCAGAAACAGAGGGTATCCAAGGAGCTGCTGCAGTTTTTACTCAGGACCCCCTATCTAAATATAAACATAAAGATGAAGGCTATGCTATTGACTGGAATCCTCTTGTTCCTGGAAGGCTTGTATCTG GGGATTGCAAGAATTGTATTTATCTGTGGGAACCGACATCTGCTGCAACATGGAATGTTGACAATACTCCATTTGTTGGACATACTGCTAGTGTTGAAGATCTGCAA TGGAGCCCTGCGGAGCCTGATGTTTTTGCTTCTTGTTCTGTGGATGGAAGCATTGCTATATGGGATACTCGACGGGGGAAATCTCCAGCTGCATCTTTTAAAGCACATAACGCTGATGTGAATGTTATATCATGGAACAG GTTGGCTAGTATTATGTTGGCCTCGGGGAGTGATGATGGGACAATTTCCATTCGTGATCTCAGATTGCTCAAG GAAGGAGATTCTGTGGTAGCACATTTTGAATACCATAAACACCCAATCACATCCATTGAGTGGAGTCCACATGAAGCCTCATCATTGGCCGTTTCGTCATCCGATAATCAGCTTAC GATATGGGACCTTTCTTTAGAAAAGGACGAGGAAGAGGAGGCTGAATTCAAGGCTCAAACCAAAGAACTAGTGAATGCCCCTGAAGATCTTCCTCCCCAACTACTATTTATTCATCAG GGACAAAAAGACCTCAAAGAACTACATTGGCATGCTCAGATTCCTGGGATGATTGTATCTACAGCAGCAGATGGATTCAACATCCTTATGCCTTCAAATATTCAGAGCACTTTGCCATCAGATGGTGCTTGA
- the LOC130961256 gene encoding formin-like protein 1 yields MWCISTTTTFFFLLLSLELSYSQLHHYHHRRILHQPLLPQPQNSSPTNLSSPPSSPPSPSPSPPPSPNPKFPFSTTPTSQNSPFFPIYPSPPPPPSPSAFASFPANISSLILPHPSNSKHSSPKLIAGAVTAVVLAAAVSAVSAAVYCRRRRRRNHSADDKTLRSDSSIRLFPREPPGGGGGGRKTRNPSSTSSEFLYLGTIVNSRGIDDRTAGTGDGRNSSGGGDANLNPRKMDSPELQPLPPLARQSSRMQQRDSGTTATTTAADEEEEEFYSPRGSSLGERSGSRRVFSAVAGVDNLAGGHSCSDSSSGSYSSSTSNSPDRSHSISLSPPVSISPRRSQPKSPENHIPPPTQQQQQQTLTGDNRSRSRSSISSSNLSSPRVLSPSLSPAHNTTNYTQTASYSTTPERELNQSPSLSPISLSPNRLHPKVADGSPKITEKSQTLASSPEKVKVSETFSPQRLSNASNGSGKSSSALSSSTFSLPSPDKVSTLMHQNHGLDQSPTISDVSDRYRHSPIASVPLSPTLLSSPERELNHGGDNNSSHAPPQRKHWEIPDLLTPPIAESSSVENVFGAAASMVVPQRKQWEIPAIPVISAPIDPSGRVSAPPPPPPPPPPPPPLPPMLPRQRKQWEVPSPSTPVDQPISRPPELTPPSRPFVLQTPNTKVSPVELPPNSSSGLGVIEENSEEASKPKLKPLHWDKVRASSDREMVWDQLRSSSFKLNEEMIETLFVVNTPNPKPKDTTPRSVLAPPHQEDRVLDPKKSQNIAILLRALNVTIEEVCEALLEGITDTLGTELLESLLKMAPSKEEERKLKEHKDDSPTKLGPAEKFLKAVLDVPFAFKRVEAMLYIANFESELEYLRKSFQTLEVACEELRNSRMFLKLLEAVLKTGNRMNVGTNRGDAHAFKLDTLLKLVDVKGADGKTTLLHFVVQEIIRTEGARLSGTNQTPSTTTNEDAKCRRLGLQVVSSLSSELANVKKAAAMDSEVLSSEVAKLSKGIAHIAEVVKLNQTLGSDESNHKFTESMNKFMRMAEEEILKIQAQESVAISLVKEITEYFHGNLSKEEAHPFRIFMVVRDFLNVLDRVCREVGMVNERTMVSSNHRFPIPVNPLLPQPLNPMLPQPLPGLHGKRNYSSSDDDSSSSP; encoded by the exons ATGTGGTGCAtttccaccaccaccaccttcttcttcctcctcctatCCTTGGAGTTATCTTACTCTCAACTCCACCACTACCACCATAGGAGGATCCTCCACCAACCCCTTCTTCCACAACCACAAAACTCATCCCCCACCAATCTCTCATCACCACCATCATCACCACCctcaccatcaccatcaccaccaCCTTCTCCAAACCCAAAGTTCCCATTTTCAACAACACCCACCTCTCAAAATTCTCCCTTTTTCCCAATATACCCTTCTCCTCCgccaccaccatctccctccgCCTTTGCTTCTTTCCCTGCTAACATCTCCTCTCTCATTCTCCCTCACCCCTCAAACTCCAAACACTCCTCCCCTAAACTCATTGCCGGAGCTGTAACCGCCGTTGTACTCGCCGCCGCTGTCTCCGCCGTCTCCGCTGCCGTATACTGCCGTAGGAGGAGGAGGCGCAACCATTCTGCCGATGACAAGACTCTCAGATCCGATAGCAGCATTCGCCTCTTCCCCCGTGAGCCTCCCGGAGGCGGAGGTGGTGGTCGGAAAACCAGAAACCCTTCCTCCACCAGCTCCGAGTTTCTCTACCTTGGCACCATTGTGAACTCCCGAGGCATCGATGACCGCACCGCCGGCACCGGTGATGGTCGGAACAGCTCCGGCGGAGGGGACGCCAACTTGAATCCTCGGAAAATGGACTCGCCGGAGCTTCAACCGCTTCCGCCACTTGCACGACAGAGCTCAAGAATGCAGCAACGAGATTCCGGCACGACGGCGACAACTACGGCGGcggatgaagaagaagaagaattctaCTCACCAAGAGGTTCGTCATTGGGCGAAAGATCGGGTTCCCGGCGAGTTTTCTCCGCCGTAGCAGGCGTCGATAATCTCGCCGGCGGCCATAGCTGCTCCGATTCAAGCTCCGGCTCATACTCTTCCTCCACCTCGAACTCGCCGGACCGATCACACTCAATTAGCCTCTCTCCGCCAGTGAGTATCAGCCCCAGAAGATCCCAACCGAAGTCGCCGGAAAATCACATTCCACCACCGacacagcaacaacaacaacaaaccCTAACCGGAGATAACAGGAGCAGAAGCAGAAGCTCAATCTCATCCTCCAATCTCTCTTCGCCACGTGTCCTTTCACCTTCACTGTCCCCAGCTCACAACACCACGAACTACACTCAAACGGCGTCGTATTCAACAACCCCAGAAAGAGAACTTAACCAGTCACCGTCGCTTTCACCGATTTCTCTCTCACCGAATCGTTTGCACCCGAAAGTCGCAGATGGGTCACCGAAGATAACGGAAAAGTCTCAAACTTTAGCTTCTTCACCGGAGAAAGTAAAGGTTAGTGAAACATTTTCGCCACAGAGACTATCCAATGCTTCTAACGGTAGTGGAAAGAGTAGTAGTGCGTTGTCGTCTTCGACTTTTTCGCTTCCTTCGCCGGATAAGGTTTCAACTTTGATGCATCAGAATCATGGGTTAGATCAGTCTCCAACCATTTCTGATGTTTCAGATCGGTATAGGCATTCTCCAATTGCATCAGTGCCTTTGTCACCAACTCTGTTGTCATCACCGGAGAGAGAATTGAATCACGGTGGTGATAATAATTCTTCTCATGCCCCTCCACAGAGGAAGCATTGGGAGATTCCTGACCTGTTGACACCACCCATTGCCGAATCTTCATCAGTGGAGAATGTGTTTGGAGCAGCAGCTTCTATGGTGGTTCCACAGAGGAAACAATGGGAGATTCCGGCGATTCCGGTCATTTCGGCACCTATTGATCCATCTGGCAGAGTTTCAGCTCCTCCTCCGCCTCCGCCGCCACCTCCTCCTCCACCGCCCCTCCCGCCTATGCTGCCGCGACAGCGTAAGCAGTGGGAAGTGCCTTCTCCATCGACGCCTGTGGATCAACCAATTTCTAGGCCACCGGAGCTGACACCGCCTTCTAGGCCTTTTGTGTTGCAGACACCAAACACAAAGGTTTCTCCGGTCGAGTTGCCGCCGAATTCTTCTTCGGGTTTGGGGGTGATTGAGGAGAATTCCGAAGAGGCTTCTAAGCCAAAGTTGAAGCCTTTGCATTGGGATAAAGTGAGGGCAAGTTCTGATCGTGAGATGGTGTGGGATCAGTTGAGGTCCAGCTCCTTCAA GTTGAATGAGGAGATGATTGAGACATTGTTTGTAGTGAACACACCGAACCCCAAACCCAAGGACACTACTCCACGCTCGGTCCTTGCCCCTCCACATCAGGAGGATAGGGTGTTAGATCCCAAGAAGTCCCAAAATATTGCTATATTGCTAAGAGCACTCAACGTGACTATAGAAGAAGTGTGTGAAGCATTGTTAGAAG GTATAACCGATACACTTGGAACAGAACTGCTTGAGAGCTTGTTAAAAATGGCACCAAGCAAGGAAGAAGAACGTAAATTGAAGGAACATAAAGATGACTCGCCAACCAAGCTTGGTCCTGCCGAGAAATTTTTGAAGGCAGTGCTTGATGTGCCTTTCGCGTTTAAACGGGTGGAAGCAATGCTTTACATTGCTAATTTTGAGTCAGAATTGGAATATCTTAGGAAATCTTTTCAAACTCTCGAG GTTGCCTGTGAAGAGCTGCGAAACAGCCGAATGTTCTTGAAGCTTCTAGAGGCAGTGCTTAAAACCGGTAACCGCATGAATGTGGGGACAAACCGTGGTGATGCACATGCCTTCAAGCTCGATACGCTTCTCAAGCTGGTTGATGTCAAAGGCGCAGATGGTAAAACCACTTTACTCCACTTTGTGGTACAAGAAATCATTAGAACCGAAGGCGCTCGCCTCTCAGGCACCAACCAAACTCCGAGCACGACCACCAACGAAGATGCCAAATGCCGGAGGCTGGGTCTACAAGTAGTGTCTAGCCTAAGCTCAGAGCTAGCAAATGTGAAGAAAGCCGCTGCTATGGATTCCGAAGTTCTAAGCAGCGAAGTTGCTAAACTCTCCAAGGGGATTGCACACATCGCCGAGGTTGTGAAGCTAAACCAAACATTAGGATCAGATGAAAGCAATCACAAATTCACAGAATCAATGAACAAGTTCATGAGAATGGCCGAGGAGGAGATACTAAAGATTCAAGCACAAGAGAGCGTTGCAATATCGCTTGTGAAAGAAATCACCGAGTATTTCCATGGAAACTTGTCAAAGGAAGAAGCTCATCCATTTAGAATCTTCATGGTGGTAAGAGACTTCTTGAATGTTCTTGATAGGGTTTGTAGGGAAGTTGGTATGGTTAATGAGAGAACCATGGTTAGTTCTAATCATAGATTCCCTATACCGGTGAACCCTTTGCTTCCACAACCTCTAAACCCTATGCTTCCACAACCTCTTCCTGGTTTACATGGAAAGAGAAACTATAGTTCTTCAGATGATGATAGTTCTTCATCACCTTAA
- the LOC130962414 gene encoding serine/threonine-protein kinase PKH2-like, with protein sequence MEQFRQIGKALGSLKALMLFKENIQINQRQCCLLLEVFTFAYDTIADEIKQNLKFEERNVKWKGLEQPLKEIHKIFKEGESYVRHCLETKDWWAKAIILCHNTDSVELHIHNLICCMPVVIEAIELAGETSGIDQDDMNKRKLINSHKFRTEFRDMNLFQWKFGKQYLITPEFCSRYETVWKEDRWFLQQKMHEKKMAGATKQERRLIELILKNLQESWEGKLIPSSTLVGSKDFQVKRRMGNGQDKEIAWLGESFVIKHYTGEIEAWEPEIREVLSLSHPNIMDVLCGFTDDDKKECFLLMEVMSKTLSTYIKEIHGPKKQKPFLLHVAIDLMLQIARGMEYLHSKKIYHGELNPSNILVKPRGNLPDDYLHAKVTGFGLSSAMESNQKGGTNQNQNGTSPFIWYAPEVLEEQENSGGALQCKYSEKSDVYSFGMVCFELLTGKVPFEDSHLQGEKMSRNIRAGERPLFSLNSPKYVINLTKKCWHTDLNQRPSFSSICRILRYIKRFLAMNHSHITQLEALAPTPAVDYCDIETALLKKFPTWGNSESTSISQIPFQMFSYRVAEREKTGTYSKENSESGSDASACGDDLATSGDEAFISSTNEKKSCPTNESMSTKKHSLARKSLDFNKPIKQQGLPSNFVSYSIYTKISKASADVVFWAAEED encoded by the exons ATGGAACAATTTAGACAGATTGGTAAGGCATTGGGGAGTTTGAAGGCTTTGATGTTATTCAAAGAGAATATTCAAATCAATCAAAGACAGTGTTGTCTTCTTCTTGAAGTGTTCACCTTTGCATATGATACTATTGCAGATGAGATCAAACAGAACCTcaaatttgaagaaaggaatgTGAAATGGAAAGGATTAGAACAACCTTTGAAAGAGATTCATAAGATCTTCAAAGAAGGTGAATCATATGTGAGGCATTGTTTGGAAACAAAAGATTGGTGGGCTAAGGCTATTATATTGTGTCACAACACAGATTCTGTTGAGTTGCATATACATAACTTGATTTGTTGCATGCCAGTTGTGATTGAAGCTATCGAATTGGCCGGAGAAACTTCAGGGATCGATCAGGACGACATGAATAAGAGGAAGTTAATAAATTCTCATAAGTTCAGAACAGAGTTTAGAGATATGAACCTTTTTCAATGGAAATTTGGGAAACAGTACTTAATTACACCCGAGTTTTGCAGCCGATACGAAACGGTTTGGAAGGAGGACAGGTGGTTTCTTCAACAGAAAATGCATGAGAAGAAGATGGCAGGAGCAACAAAGCAAGAGAGAAGATTGATAGAACTTATTTTGAAGAATTTGCAAGAATCATGGGAAGGGAAGCTTATTCCAAGTTCAACCTTGGTTGGATCTAAGGACTTCCAGGTTAAGAGAAGGATGGGGAATGGACAAGACAAGGAAATTGCGTGGTTAGGCGAAAGCTTCGTGATCAAGCATTATACCGGAGAAATCGAAGCTTGGGAGCCAGAGATCAGAGAAGTTTTGTCTCTGTCTCATCCAAACATAATGGATGTTCTTTGTGGTTTCACTGATGATGACAAGAAAGAATGTTTCTTGCTTATGGAAGTTATGAGCAAAACATTAAGCACTTACATCAAGGAGATCCATGGCCCCAAGAAGCAGAAACCGTTCTTACTCCATGTCGCGATCGATCTTATGCTTCAGATTGCGCGAGGAATGGAATACCTGCATTCAAAGAAAATTTATCATGGAGAGCTAAATCCTTCAAACATTCTTGTTAAGCCAAGAGGTAACTTGCCTGATGATTACTTGCATGCCAAGGTAACTGGTTTCGGCCTATCTTCGGCCATGGAATCAAACCAGAAAGGGGGTacaaatcaaaatcagaatGGAACTTCACCATTCATCTGGTATGCTCCAGAAGTACTTGAAGAGCAAGAAAATTCCGGGGGTGCCTTGCAATGCAAGTATTCAGAGAAATCTGATGTTTATAGTTTTGGAATGGTTTGCTTTGAGCTTCTAACAGGTAAAGTCCCTTTTGAAGATAGTCATCTACAAGGAGAGAAGATGAGTAGGAACATAAGGGCAGGGGAGAGGCCACTTTTCTCGCTAAATTCACCGAAATATGTCATCAACTTGACAAAGAAATGTTGGCATACAGACCTGAATCAGCGTCCGAGCTTCTCTTCCATCTGTAGAATTCTCCGGTACATAAAACGGTTTCTTGCCATGAATCATAGTCATATCACTCAATTAGAGGCACTGGCGCCAACGCCGGCTGTAgattactgtgacatagagactGCACTTTTGAAGAAGTTTCCTACTTGGGGGAATTCTGAATCTACATCGATATCACAAATTCCTTTTCAAATGTTTTCTTATCGAGTTGCAGAACGAGAGAAAACAGGTACATACTCTAAAGAGAACTCTGAATCTGGAAGCGACGCTTCAGCGTGTGGCGATGATCTTGCTACCTCTGGTGATGAGGCATTCATATCATCCACAAATGAAAAGAAGAGTTGCCCTACGAATGAAAGCATGAGTACCAAGAAGCATTCACTAGCAAGGAAATCATTAGATTTTAATAAGCCAATAAAACAACAAGGTTTACCTTCAAACTTCGTTTCTTACTCCAT TTACACCAAGATCAGCAAGGCCTCCGCAGATGTCGTCTTTTGGGCGGCCGAAGAGGACTAG
- the LOC130962415 gene encoding uncharacterized protein LOC130962415, translating into MVKFKGKSKGSSSRKMKKDLSKVTCYNCKEMGHFKSDCPKLKKEEKPKGGKKKGLMASWEDLENDSDDDEESETKSQPSLMADHIDQVVFHNHNTEDLHLMIDHLFGKIRCFLLDNQDLEQKIIILKTENGFLKEKLRKAETACDLAEENKQLKAQLRSCESDHSVVAYVCLASKRKENMWYMDSGCSRHMTGKTTFFIKLDEYDGGLVTFGDDGKEKIVAVGKVGVTTRSSTKRQSEPRNFALLSQMEPNNVKQALEDPSWVKAMQEELA; encoded by the exons ATGGTGAAGTTCAAAGGGAAAAGCAAAGGCAgcagctcaagaaaaatgaagaaagaccTAAGCAAAGTAACTTGTTACAACTGCAAGGAAATGGGACATTTCAAATCTGATTGTCCCAAGTTGAAGAAAGAGGAGAAGCCAAAAGGAGGAAAGAAGAAGGGACTGATGGCTTCATGGGAAGActtggaaaatgactcagacGATGATGAAGAATCTGAAACTAAGTCACAACCTTCTCTCATGGCAGATCATATAGATCAGGTAGTCTTTCACAACCATAACACTGaagatcttcatcttatgatagaccACCTTTTTGGAAAAATAAGATGTTTTCTACTTGATAACCAAGATCTTGAACAAAAAATTATCATTCTTAAAACTGAAAATGGTTTTCTCAAGGAAAAGCTAAGGAAGGCCGAAACTGCTTGTGATCTTGCTGAAGAAAATAAGCAGTTAAAAGCCCAACTTAGAAGTTGTGAAAGTGACCATTCCGTTGTTGCATAT GTGTGCCTAGCATCCAAACGGAAGGAaaatatgtggtacatggacAGCGGATGTTCTAGGCACATGACCggaaagacaaccttcttcataaagcttgatgaatatgatggaggactTGTCACTTTCGGTGATGATGGTAAAGAAAAGATAGTGGCCGTTGGTAAAGTTG gAGTAACAACAAGATCCTCAACCAAAAGACAATCTGAACCAAGAAACTTTGCACTCTTGTCACAAATggagcccaacaatgtcaaacaagctcttgaagatccatcatgggtcaaAGCCATGCAAGAAGAGCTTGCTTAA
- the LOC130961395 gene encoding protein SUPPRESSOR OF PHYA-105 1-like, with amino-acid sequence MTANGGTGTEEQQQQHKRKKVFDSLLKPSVQKSPRLCTTIREGWPEILQNESVIGNDDNNLSRCVASLAGSGPPSTSYCSMTDSAHINDDLTVRTHNKNPNFYPQRNQLAIESRYSSLSREIVQQDEERIPLRLSKGVKGIESKFRGLKSSLRVSANRSNVDKIFPSSNGLVINGTTQNTSSAYSVSHLIVKQAVKGKGVICKDFDGRIGPAGVVLMRQEEDESHQSDMPKPDATDNMPSLQVTVKSGTGSSNDGMNLREWLRPQGHKIDKSGRLQIFKQILELVDFAHSQGVVMLNLRPSCFTLSPSSSKIKYIGSSGQQELHKLLTCNVNKKMPLEQDAGASQILRMKQQNPYEETRSLRQHHHFTSIHGCRTTMANQIGSTVNESTKLEEKKCMSLTQLEEKWYTSPEELDGGVCTFSSNIYSLGILLFELLCNIESWELHSAVMSDLCHRILPPRFLSENPKEAGFCLWHLHPDPSSRPNTRMILESQFIAESEKSNSADDVLPVGVSDDDEAETQQLLHFLVSLQEEKKKQESKLVEELSWLDEDIKLVERSNSHETDSMFPLKQVNYPELIGSSYHFPEHAISSTNEARFLSNINQLESSYFSMRCQMLLKEASTIANYDKDVIESRDRLHHTENVTKEPNRIQSSAGSLGTFFEGLCKFARYSKFEERGTLRNRDLLSSANVICALSFDRDEDYIAAAGVSKKIKVFDLSSIMSGSVDIQYPVVEMSNKSKLSCVCWNSYIKNHLASTDYDGVVQMWDAGTGQPLSQYMEHQKRAWSVHFSLSDPKMFASGSDDCSVKLWNIGERNSVGTIWNPANVCCVQFSSFSTHLLFFGSADYKVYGYDLRHTRVPWCTLGGHGKAVSYVKSVDAETVVSASTDNSLKLWDLKKASSSGLSSDACALTFKGHSNEKNFVGLSVSDGYIACGSETNEVYCYHKSLPLPITSHKFESIDPVSGHSTSDDNNGQFVSSVCWKKKSNTLVAANSIGIVKLLQMV; translated from the exons ATGACTGCAAATGGTGGAACAGGAACTgaggaacaacaacaacaacacaagAGGAAGAAGGTGTTTGATTCTTTGCTCAAACCAAGTGTTCAAAAGTCACCAAGATTGTGCACAACTATTAGGGAAGGTTGGCCAGAAATCTTGCAAAATGAGAGTGTTATTGGTAATGATGATAACAACTTGAGTAGATGTGTTGCTTCTTTAGCTGGATCTGGACCTCCTAGTACTAGTTATTGTTCCATGACAGATTCTGCTCACATTAATGATGATTTAACTGTTAGAACTCATaataagaaccctaatttctaccCTCAGAGGAATCAATTAGCTATTGAGTCTAGGTATAGTAGCTTGAGTAGAGAAATTGTGCAACAAGATGAAGAGCGAATTCCATTGAGACTAAGCAAAGGGGTTAAGGGAATTGAATCCAAATTTCGGGGCCTGAAATCATCACTGAGAGTTTCTGCAAATAGAAGCAATGTGGACAAGATCTTTCCCTCAAGCAATGGCCTTGTTATTAATGGAACTACTCAGAATACTTCATCTGCATATAGTGTTTCTCATTTGATTGTGAAGCAAGCCGTGAAGGGAAAGGGAGTGATTTGCAAGGACTTCGACGGAAGAATTGGTCCTGCTGGAGTAGTACTTATGAGGCAGGAGGAGGATGAGTCTCATCAATCTGATATGCCGAAACCAGATGCGACTGATAACATGCCTTCCCTGCAAGTAACTGTGAAGTCTGGCACAGGTTCCTCGAATGACGGGATGAACTTGAGAGAGTGGCTTAGGCCACAAGGTCATAAAATCGATAAATCAGGGAGGCTACAAATATTCAAGCAGATTCTGGAATTGGTTGATTTTGCACATTCCCAAGGTGTTGTCATGCTAAACTTAAGACCATCTTGTTTCACTCTATCACCTTCTTCGAGTAAAATCAAGTACATTGGTTCATCTGGCCAACAGGAGTTGCATAAATTATTGACTTGCAATGTGAACAAAAAAATGCCTCTAGAACAGGATGCAGGGGCGAGCCAAATCTTGAGAATGAAGCAGCAAAATCCCTATGAAGAGACAAGATCTCTTCGGCAGCATCATCATTTCACTTCCATTCATGGATGTAGGACTACAATGGCGAATCAAATCGGATCTACCGTAAATGAGTCCACCAAATTAGAAGAGAAGAAATGTATGTCTTTGACGCAATTAGAAGAGAAATGGTATACTAGTCCAGAAGAGCTAGATGGTGGGGTTTGCACATTTTCTTCAAATATTTATAGCCTTGGAATTCTTCTATTTGAG TTGCTGTGCAATATTGAGTCATGGGAGTTGCATTCAGCCGTGATGTCAGATCTATGTCATAGAATCTTACCACCAAGATTTCTATCAGAAAATCCAAAGGAAGCTGGCTTTTGTCTTTGGCATCTTCATCCTGATCCGTCTTCTCGCCCCAATACCAG GATGATTTTAGAGTCTCAGTTTATAGCCGAATCAGAGAAATCAAATTCTGCAGATGATGTTCTGCCGGTTGGAGTATCAGATGATGATGAAGCTGAAACACAGCAATTACTACATTTTCTAGTCTCACttcaagaagaaaagaaaaaacaggAATCAAAGTTGGTGGAAGAGCTAAGttggttggatgaagacattaaGTTGGTAGAAAGAAGTAATTCACACGAGACAGATTCGATGTTTCCTTTGAAACAAGTGAACTATCCTGAATTAATAGGAAGCAGTTATCATTTTCCAGAACATGCCATTTCAAGTACTAATGAGGCAAGATTCTTGAGTAACATAAATCAGCTAGAGAGTTCTTATTTTTCAATGAGATGCCAAATGCTACTCAAAGAGGCTTCAACCATCGCAAACTATGataaagatgtgattgaaagtAGAGATAGATTGCATCATACAGAGAATGTTACTAAGGAGCCCAATAGAATTCAAAGTTCTGCTGGTTCTTTAGGAACCTTCTTTGAAGGTTTATGCAAGTTTGCTCGTTACAGCAAGTTTGAAGAACGCGGCACATTGAGAAACCGAGATCTGCTTAGCTCTGCCAATGTGATATGTGCTTTGAGTTTTGACCGCGACGAGGATTACATCGCAGCAGCCGGAGTTTCAAAGAAGATCAAGGTTTTTGACTTGAGTAGTATTATGAGTGGTTCTGTTGACATCCAGTACCCTGTAGTCGAGATGTCGAATAAATCAAAGCTTAGCTGTGTGTGCTGGAACAGCTATATTAAAAATCATCTGGCTTCTACTGATTATGATGGTGTTGTTCAG ATGTGGGATGCAGGCACTGGTCAGCCATTGTCTCAATACATGGAGCACCAAAAGAGAGCTTGGTCTGTTCATTTTTCTCTGTCAGATCCAAAAATGTTTGCTAGTGGAAGTGATGACTGCTCTGTCAAACTCTGGAATATCGGCGAG AGAAACTCTGTAGGAACCATATGGAACCCTGCCAATGTATGCTGTGTACAGTTCTCCAGTTTCTCAACACACCTTTTGTTCTTTGGTTCAGCTGATTACAAGGTCTACGGCTACGATCTTCGCCACACTCGAGTCCCTTGGTGCACCTTAGGTGGTCATGGAAAAGCTGTTAGCTATGTAAAATCTGTAGATGCTGAAACAGTTGTTTCTGCTTCCACTGACAACTCTTTGAAGCTATGGGACCTGAAGAAAGCAAGTTCTTCTGGTTTGTCATCTGATGCTTGTGCCTTAACCTTCAAAGGTCATAGTAATGAAAAG AATTTTGTAGGTTTATCTGTTTCAGATGGATATATTGCATGCGGTTCGGAAACTAATGAG GTATATTGTTATCACAAGTCACTGCCATTGCCAATCACTTCTCATAAATTCGAATCTATCGATCCGGTTTCTGGTCATTCGACTAGTGATGACAATAATGGACAGTTTGTTTCTAGTGTCTGCTGGAAAAAGAAATCTAATACGCTTGTTGCCGCCAATTCGATCGGAATTGTGAAACTGCTACAGATGGTTTGA